A section of the Telopea speciosissima isolate NSW1024214 ecotype Mountain lineage chromosome 3, Tspe_v1, whole genome shotgun sequence genome encodes:
- the LOC122654497 gene encoding beta-adaptin-like protein A — translation MAPPALPQKSPSPSQPSGKGEVSDLKMQLRQHAGSRAPGTDDAKRELFKKVISYMTIGIDVSSLFSEMVMCSATSDIVLKKMCYLYVGIYAKGNPDLALLTINFLQKDCRDEDPMIRGLALRSLCSLRLANLVEYLVGPLGLGLKDNNSYVRTVAAIGVLKLYHISAATCVDADFPSTLKALLLKDPDAQVVANCLSALQEIWSLEAATSEEASREREALLSKPVIYYLLNRIKEFSEWAQCLVLDLVVKYIPSDSNEIFDIMNLLEDRLQHANGAVVLATIKVFLHLTLSMTDVHQQVYERIKAPLLTLVSSGSQEQSYAVLSHLHLLVMRAPVLFSSDYKHFYCQYNEPSYVKKLKLEMLTAVANESNTYEIVTELCEYAANVDVPIARESIRAVGKIALQQYDVNAIVDRLLQFLEMEKDYVTAETLVLVKDLLRKYPQWSHDCIAVVGNISSKNVQEPKAKAALIWMLGEYSQDMIDAPYILESLIDNWDDEHSAEVRLHLLTAIVKCFFKRPPETQKALGAALAAGLADSHQDVHDRALFYYRLLQYNVSVAERVVNPPKQAVSVFADTLSSEIKDRIFDEFNSLSVIYQKPSYMFTDKEHRGPFEFSEDLGSLSVGVESADTVSPAQRVEASDNDLLLSTSEKEESRGPSNNGSAYSAPIYDGSSISVAASQMQSEPTFQNQTLPANTSQASLAIDDLLGLGPPVAPAPAPAPSPPPLKLNPRAVLDPSTFQRKWGQLSVSISQEVSMGSEGTTALKTPQVLLRHMQGHSIHCIASGGQAPNFKFFFYAQNAEEPAAFYLVECIINTSSSQAQIKVKAENQSTIHAFSALFQSALSTLGMS, via the exons ATGGCTCCTCCAGCACTGCCCCAGAAATCTCCGTCTCCTTCCCAGCCGTCCGG CAAAGGAGAAGTCTCCGATCTAAAAATGCAACTCCGGCAGCATGCCGGCAGTCGTGCACCAGGCACAGACGATGCGAAGAGAGAGCTCTTCAAGAAGGTCATTTCGTATATGACGATTGGAATCGATGTATCCTCTCTCTTTAGCGAGATGGTGATGTGCTCTGCCACATCGGATATTGTTCTGAAGAAGATGTGTTATCTCTATGTTGGAATTTATGCTAAAGGGAATCCGGATCTGGCGCTACTCACTATCAATTTCCTTCAGAAGGATTGCCGTGACGAGGATCCGATGATTAGAGGTCTTGCATTGAGGAGCCTCTGTTCTCTGCGATTGGCAAATTTGGTGGAGTACCTGGTTGGCCCGTTGGGATTGGGTTTGAAGGACAACAATAGTTATGTGAGGACGGTGGCTGCTATTGGAGTTTTGAAGTTGTATCATATATCAGCAGCAACTTGCGTCGACGCTGACTTCCCCTCGACGCTTAAAGCTCTTCTACTTAAAGACCCTGATGCTCAG GTAGTTGCAAATTGTTTATCTGCCTTGCAAGAGATCTGGAGCTTGGAGGCTGCTACGTCTGAGGAAGCATCTAGGGAGAGGGAAGCATTGCTTAGCAAGCCAGTAATTTATTACCTTCTGAACCG GATCAAAGAATTCAGTGAATGGGCACAGTGTCTTGTACTTGACTTGGTTGTTAAGTACATTCCTTCGGATAGCAATGAGATATTTGACATCATGAATCTACTTGAAGATAGACTTCAACATGCAAATGGTGCTGTAGTCTTGGCGACAATCAAGGTTTTTCTGCATCTGACCTTGTCTATGACGGATGTTCATCAGCAG GTATATGAGCGCATCAAAGCTCCTCTGCTAACCCTAGTTAGCTCTGGAAGTCAAGAACAATCTTATGCTGTATTAAGCCACCTGCATCTGTTGGTGATGCGTGCACCAGTGCTGTTTTCTTCAGACTACAAACACTTCTATTGCCAGTACAATGAACCATCTTATGTAAAGAAACTGAAGCTCGAAATGTTGACTGCAGTGGCAAATGAGAGCAACACATATGAAATTG TGACGGAATTATGTGAATATGCTGCAAATGTTGATGTGCCCATTGCAAGGGAGTCAATTCGAGCAGTTGGGAAAATAGCACTTCAGCAGTATGACGTGAATGCAATTGTTGACAGGCTTCTTCAGTTTCTGGAGATGGAAAAGGACTATGTAACTGCAGAAACACTG GTACTTGTGAAGGATCTTCTAAGAAAATATCCTCAATGGAGTCATGATTGTATTGCTGTTGTTGGGAATATTAGCAGCAAAAATGTGCAAGAGCCCAAGGCCAAGGCAGCTCTTATATGGATGTTGGGGGAGTATTCTCAGGACATGATTGATGCTCCTTATATTTTGGAAAGTCTCATTGACAATTGGGATGATGAGCATTCTGCGGAG GTTCGCTTACATCTTCTCACTGCTATAGTGAAGTGTTTCTTTAAGAGGCCACCTGAGACTCAAAAAGCTTTGGGGGCTGCATTGGCTGCAGGTCTTGCTGATTCTCACCAG GATGTTCATGATCGAGCCTTATTCTATTATAGGCTTTTGCAATACAATGTATCCGTGGCAGAACGTGTGGTGAACCCTCCCAAGCAAgctgtttcagtttttgctgatACTCTAAgtagtgaaatcaaagatcgCATATTTGATGAATTCAACAGCCTGTCTGTCATATACCAGAAG CCTTCTTATATGTTCACTGATAAAGAACATCGGGGGCCATTTGAGTTTTCAGAAGATCTTGGAAGTTTGTCTGTCGGAGTAGAATCAGCTGATACTGTAAGTCCGGCCCAGAGAGTTGAAGCAAGTGACAATGATCTACTGCTAAGCACttcagagaaggaagaaagtaGAGGTCCTAGTAACAATGGCTCTGCATACAGTGCTCCTATATATGATGGTTCATCTATTTCTGTGGCTGCTTCGCAGATGCAATCAGAACCTACTTTTCAAAACCAAACTTTACCAGCAAATACTTCACAGGCTAGCTTGGCTATTGATGATCTACTTGGTTTAGGTCCTCCAGTGGCACCAGCACCGGCACCTGCACCTTCACCCCCTCCTTTGAAGCTTAATCCTAGAGCTGTCTTAGATCCAAGCACTTTCCAGCGAAAATGGGGTCAACTTTCAGTATCTATATCACAG GAAGTCTCCATGGGCTCTGAAGGAACTACAGCTTTGAAAACACCTCAAGTCCTCCTCCGTCACATGCAGGGCCATTCCATTCATTGCATAGCCTCAGGCGGTCAAGCTCCAAACTTTAAGTTTTTCTTCTATGCACAAAACGCAGAGGAACCTGCAGCATTCTATCTGGTGGAGTGTATCATCAATACGTCTTCATCCCAAGCACAGATAAAGGTCAAAGCTGAGAATCAAAGCACAATCCATGCTTTCAGTGCTTTGTTTCAGTCAGCCTTATCCACATTGGGTATGTCGTga
- the LOC122654499 gene encoding protein CbxX, chromosomal isoform X2, with translation MPGSHDQRARSAKPTTIHGCAQSGDLVGLQKKLQENLSLLNDRNAMAQTPLHVSAGYNNVEIVKFLLNWRGPEKVELEAKNMYGETPLHMAAKNGCSEAAKLLLNHGAFVEAKANNGMTPLHLAVWYSLRAEDCLTVKTLLEYNADCSVQDNEGMTPLNHLSQGPGSEKLREILHWHVEEQRKRRAIEACSETKAKMAELEEALTHLVGLHDLKLQLRKWAKGMLLDEKRRALGLKVATRKPPHMAFLGNPGTGKTMVARILGRLLHMVGFLPTDKVTEVQRTDLVGEFVGHTGPKTRRKIKEAEGGILFVDEAYRLIPLQKADDKDYGLEALEEIMSVMDSGKVVVIFAGYSEPMKRVISSNEGFCRRVTKFFFFVDFSSEELAQILHLKMRNQEEDSSLYGFKLHPSCSVDTISDLIERGTTEKQRKEMNGGLIDPLLANARENLDLRLGFDCADVDELLTITLEDLAAGLRSLSQ, from the exons ATGCCGGGGTCTCATGATCAACGTGCAAGATCTGCGAAACCCACAACTATCCATGGCTGTGCGCAATCAGGAGATCTCGTCGGCCTTCAGAAGAAGCTTCAGGAGAACCTATCTCTTCTCAACGATCGAAATGCT ATGGCGCAGACACCACTTCATGTTTCTGCTGGTTACAATAATGTTGAGATAGTTAAGTTTCTTCTCAATTGGCGAGGGCCAGAAAAGGTcgagttggaggccaaaaataTG TATGGAGAAACTCCATTGCACATGGCTGCAAAGAATGGATGCAGTGAAGCAGCAAAACTGCTTCTTAATCATGGTGCTTTTGTGGAGGCTAAAGCCAAT AATGGAATGACGCCCTTGCACCTTGCAGTATGGTACTCACTCCGTGCTGAGGATTGCCTTACTGTGAAGACACTGCTCGAGTACAATGCTGATTGCAGTGTTCAGGACAAT GAGGGCATGACTCCTCTAAATCATCTATCACAAGGCCCGGGAAGTGAGAAGTTGCGGGAAATTCTCCATTGGCATGTTGAAGAGCAGAGGAAACGTAGAGCCATTGAAGCATGCAGTGAAACAAAAGCAAAGATGGCTGAACTCGAAGAGGCATTAACACATCTTGTGGGGTTGCATGATCTCAAACTACAACTACGGAAGTGGGCCAAAGGAATGCTATTAGATGAGAAGCGGAGAGCCCTTGGGCTCAAGGTTGCCACACGGAAGCCCCCTCATATGGCATTCCTTGGAAATCCTGGTACAG GTAAAACAATGGTTGCTCGAATCCTCGGGAGACTACTCCATATGGTAGGATTTTTACCTACTGACAAAGTAACAGAAGTGCAGAGGACTGATTTGGTTGGAGAATTTGTCGGGCACACAGGGCCCAAGACTAGAAGAAAG ATCAAAGAAGCTGAGGGAGGAATCCTCTTCGTGGATGAAGCCTATCGGCTGATACCCTTGCAGAAGGCTGATGATAAGGACTATGGgttggaggccttggaggagaTCATGTCTGTCATGGACAGTGGAAAAGTAGTTGTCATATTTGCTGGCTACAGTGAGCCAATGAAGCGTGTAATCTCCTCAAATGAAGGCTTCTGCAGAAGGGTGaccaaattcttcttctttgttgacTTCAGTTCTGAAGAACTAGCTCAGATACTCCATTTGAAGATGAGGAATCAAGAAGAAGACAGTTCACTGTATGGGTTCAAGTTGCACCCATCCTGTAGTGTAGATACCATTTCTGATCTGATAGAGAGAGGAACAACAGAGAAGCAGAGAAAGGAGATGAATGGAGGATTAATAGATCCATTGCTAGCCAACGCTAGAGAGAATTTGGATCTTAGGCTTGGTTTTGACTGTGCAGATGTGGATGAGCTACTAACAATCACCTTAGAGGATCTAGCAGCAGGCCTCCGGTCGCTATCCCAGTGA
- the LOC122654499 gene encoding protein CbxX, chromosomal isoform X1, which yields MPGSHDQRARSAKPTTIHGCAQSGDLVGLQKKLQENLSLLNDRNAVMAQTPLHVSAGYNNVEIVKFLLNWRGPEKVELEAKNMYGETPLHMAAKNGCSEAAKLLLNHGAFVEAKANNGMTPLHLAVWYSLRAEDCLTVKTLLEYNADCSVQDNEGMTPLNHLSQGPGSEKLREILHWHVEEQRKRRAIEACSETKAKMAELEEALTHLVGLHDLKLQLRKWAKGMLLDEKRRALGLKVATRKPPHMAFLGNPGTGKTMVARILGRLLHMVGFLPTDKVTEVQRTDLVGEFVGHTGPKTRRKIKEAEGGILFVDEAYRLIPLQKADDKDYGLEALEEIMSVMDSGKVVVIFAGYSEPMKRVISSNEGFCRRVTKFFFFVDFSSEELAQILHLKMRNQEEDSSLYGFKLHPSCSVDTISDLIERGTTEKQRKEMNGGLIDPLLANARENLDLRLGFDCADVDELLTITLEDLAAGLRSLSQ from the exons ATGCCGGGGTCTCATGATCAACGTGCAAGATCTGCGAAACCCACAACTATCCATGGCTGTGCGCAATCAGGAGATCTCGTCGGCCTTCAGAAGAAGCTTCAGGAGAACCTATCTCTTCTCAACGATCGAAATGCTGtc ATGGCGCAGACACCACTTCATGTTTCTGCTGGTTACAATAATGTTGAGATAGTTAAGTTTCTTCTCAATTGGCGAGGGCCAGAAAAGGTcgagttggaggccaaaaataTG TATGGAGAAACTCCATTGCACATGGCTGCAAAGAATGGATGCAGTGAAGCAGCAAAACTGCTTCTTAATCATGGTGCTTTTGTGGAGGCTAAAGCCAAT AATGGAATGACGCCCTTGCACCTTGCAGTATGGTACTCACTCCGTGCTGAGGATTGCCTTACTGTGAAGACACTGCTCGAGTACAATGCTGATTGCAGTGTTCAGGACAAT GAGGGCATGACTCCTCTAAATCATCTATCACAAGGCCCGGGAAGTGAGAAGTTGCGGGAAATTCTCCATTGGCATGTTGAAGAGCAGAGGAAACGTAGAGCCATTGAAGCATGCAGTGAAACAAAAGCAAAGATGGCTGAACTCGAAGAGGCATTAACACATCTTGTGGGGTTGCATGATCTCAAACTACAACTACGGAAGTGGGCCAAAGGAATGCTATTAGATGAGAAGCGGAGAGCCCTTGGGCTCAAGGTTGCCACACGGAAGCCCCCTCATATGGCATTCCTTGGAAATCCTGGTACAG GTAAAACAATGGTTGCTCGAATCCTCGGGAGACTACTCCATATGGTAGGATTTTTACCTACTGACAAAGTAACAGAAGTGCAGAGGACTGATTTGGTTGGAGAATTTGTCGGGCACACAGGGCCCAAGACTAGAAGAAAG ATCAAAGAAGCTGAGGGAGGAATCCTCTTCGTGGATGAAGCCTATCGGCTGATACCCTTGCAGAAGGCTGATGATAAGGACTATGGgttggaggccttggaggagaTCATGTCTGTCATGGACAGTGGAAAAGTAGTTGTCATATTTGCTGGCTACAGTGAGCCAATGAAGCGTGTAATCTCCTCAAATGAAGGCTTCTGCAGAAGGGTGaccaaattcttcttctttgttgacTTCAGTTCTGAAGAACTAGCTCAGATACTCCATTTGAAGATGAGGAATCAAGAAGAAGACAGTTCACTGTATGGGTTCAAGTTGCACCCATCCTGTAGTGTAGATACCATTTCTGATCTGATAGAGAGAGGAACAACAGAGAAGCAGAGAAAGGAGATGAATGGAGGATTAATAGATCCATTGCTAGCCAACGCTAGAGAGAATTTGGATCTTAGGCTTGGTTTTGACTGTGCAGATGTGGATGAGCTACTAACAATCACCTTAGAGGATCTAGCAGCAGGCCTCCGGTCGCTATCCCAGTGA